In the Pleuronectes platessa chromosome 8, fPlePla1.1, whole genome shotgun sequence genome, one interval contains:
- the LOC128446192 gene encoding protocadherin alpha-3, which produces MMKAFGIVLLRQMMKQRGRDSWRPLLVSLVLLLSARPTSAQLRYSISEELKEGSSVGNIAKDLGIDLNVMKQRGFRIMSGTSDALFKVNENDGVLYTNQKIDREEVCKESAACLINLKTVLENPLEVHYVTVEITDLNDHSPTFPEKTKRLEISESALPGAKYQLQNAHDPDGGTNSVQQYKISQNDHFRLEIKDRGRDGKTPILQLQRQLDREARSSHQLLLTAIDGGNPPKTGTVEIYIDVLDVNDNMPVFTKDTYSVVLQENSPIGTTVIKVNATDLDKGANGEVVYSFGSDVKDKIRELFEIDSVTGEITVTGRVDFEEQDSYDIDIQASDKGSIPFRTDKSVIIKIRDTNDNAPEIEVASLSNSVSEDARPGTTVALISITDSDSGVNGKIISSVSEDGPFTLTPSIQDNMFAVVTKSLLDREQQSSYDITIIAKDAGEPALTSEKTISVFVSDTNDNSPVFSLSPYTFYISENNTPGASVFSVRASDRDEGENALISYHILRNAGSENRVTSFLNINSENGDIVALKSFDFETLKTFKFHVVASDSGTPSLSSNVSVNVFILDQNDNAPVILYPVSSNGSAEGVEEIPRNVNAGHLVTKVRAYDADIGYNGWLLFSLQEVTDHSLFGLDRYTGQIRTLRSFTETDEAEHKLLILVKDNGNVSLSATATVIVKVVEPKEAFAASDVKSSTKADEDNNVTFYLMITVGSVSALFLVSIIVLISMQCSKSTDYTSKYLPEPNYDGTLCHSIQYRSGDKRYMLVGPRMSIGSTIAPGSHANTLMLPDRRGTSGEVR; this is translated from the coding sequence ATGATGAAGGCGTTTGGAATCGTACTTTTACGTCAAATGATGAAACAAAGAGGACGGGACTCATGGCGACCATTGCTCGTCAGCTTGGTTCTGCTTTTATCCGCCAGACCGACCTCGGCACAGCTGAGATACTCAATATCTGAGGAGCTGAAAGAGGGAAGTTCTGTTGGGAATATAGCGAAAGATTTGGGAATAGATCTGAATgtaatgaagcagagaggatttCGTATTATGTCTGGTACCAGTGACGCTCTTTTTAAGGTGAATGAGAATGACGGCGTTCTTTATACGAACCAGAAAATAGACCGAGAGGAGGTGTGTAAGGAGAGCGCTGCGTGTTTGATTAACCTTAAAACCGTTCTCGAAAACCCACTGGAAGTTCATTATGTCACCGTGGAGATAACAGACTTAAACGACCACTCTCCCACATTTCCGGAGAAAACAAAACGGCTCGAAATATCTGAGTCTGCGTTGCCAGGGGCAAAATATCAGCTACAGAATGCCCACGATCCGGATGGTGGCACAAATTCAGTCCAGCAGTATAAAATCAGCCAGAACGACCATTTTCGCTTAGAAATTAAAGATCGAGGACGAGATGGTAAAACTCCAATTTTACAATTGCAGAGACAGCTGGACAGAGAGGCCAGAAGTAGCCACCAATTGCTTTTGACAGCTATAGATGGCGGAAATCCACCCAAAACAGGCACAGTTGAAATATACATAGATGTTCTGGATGTTAATGATAACATGCCTGTGTTCACAAAGGACACATATTCAGTGGTGCTTCAGGAGAATTCTCCCATTGGTACAACAGTCATCAAAGTTAATGCAACGGATTTGGACAAAGGAGCCAACGGAGAAGTGGTTTATTCATTTGGCAGTGATGTAAAAGATAAAATCCGAGAGCTGTTTGAAATCGACTCTGTTACGGGGGAGATCACTGTAACTGGTCGTGTAGACTTTGAGGAACAAGACAGTTATGATATTGATATACAGGCGTCTGATAAGGGAAGTATTCCATTCAGAACAGATAAAAGTGTTATTATTAAAATCAGAGATACAAACGATAATGCTCCTGAAATTGAGGTGGCGTCATTGTCAAATTCGGTTTCAGAGGACGCTCGACCAGGAACAACCGTAGCACTTATCAGCATTACGGATTCGGATTCAGGCGTAAATGGTAAAATAATTAGCTCTGTCTCTGAAGACGGTCCATTCACATTAACTCCATCTATACAAGACAACATGTTTGCTGTCGTCACTAAATCACTGCTGGACAGGGAACAACAATCAAGTTATGATATTACAATAATCGCTAAAGATGCAGGCGAACCAGCATTGACATCCGAAAAGACCATTAGTGTGTTCGTGTCCGATACGAATGACAACAGtcctgtgttttcactgagccCCTACACGTTCTACATCAGTGAAAATAACACCCCGGGAGCCTCGGTGTTTTCTGTGAGAGCATCTGATCGCGACGAAGGAGAAAATGCGCTTATTTCATATCATATTCTCAGGAATGCAGGTAGTGAAAATAGAGTGACATCGTTTCTTAACATCAACTCAGAGAACGGAGACATCGTGGCTCTAAAAAGTTTTGACTTTGAAACGCTGAAAACCTTTAAGTTCCACGTTGTTGCGTCAGATTCCGGAACTCCGTCACTGAGCAGCAACGTCTCAGTGAACGTGTTCATTCTGGATCAGAACGACAACGCTCCAGTCATCCTGTATCCAGTCAGCTCCAACGGTTCTGCTGAAGGTGTGGAGGAGATTCCCCGCAATGTGAACGCAGGACACTTGGTGACTAAAGTCAGAGCCTATGACGCTGATATAGGATATAACGGCTGGTTACTGTTTTCACTGCAGGAAGTTACTGACCACAGTCTCTTTGGTTTGGACCGCTATACAGGACAGATCAGAACACTTCGCtcattcacagagacagacgaggcTGAGCACAAGCTGCTCATACTGGTCAAAGACAATGGGAACGTGTCACTCTCAGCAACAGCTACTGTCATCGTCAAAGTTGTGGAGCCCAAAGAAGCTTTTGCAGCTTCTGATGTGAAAAGCTCAACAAAAGCAGATGAGGACAATAATGTGACTTTTTACCTGATGATAACTGTGGGCTCAGTTTCAGCTCTTTTTCTCGTCAGTATCATCGTGCTGATTTCAATGCAGTGCTCAAAGTCCACAGACTACACTTCTAAATATCTACCAGAGCCTAATTATGATGGGACACTGTGTCACAGCATCCAGTACAGATCTGGAGACAAACGCTACATGTTAGTTGGACCCAGGATGAGTATAGGATCTACTATAGCCCCAGGAAGCCATGCCAACACACTAATGCTCCCTGACAGGAGAGGGACATCTGGAGAGGTAAGATAG